The sequence GGCCATGGCCATCGAGGCCCAGCGCCGGCGCGAGATTTAGTTGCAGCGCATTCATGCCGCGCTCGCCCGCATCCGCAGCGGCGATTACGGCCTCTGTACCGTCTGTGAGGAGGAGATTGCCATCCGCCGTTT comes from Desulfatirhabdium butyrativorans DSM 18734 and encodes:
- a CDS encoding TraR/DksA family transcriptional regulator — encoded protein: MQRIHAALARIRSGDYGLCTVCEEEIAIRRLETDPVAMLCIACASRQEQR